The following are encoded together in the Serratia odorifera genome:
- a CDS encoding M3 family metallopeptidase yields the protein MTYQDFVLAGANLSDADKSKLKALNQEAATLSTQFTNKLLAASKNGALAVSDNSKLDGLSDGKSPPQRRQPVNASWTSTWSAVLQNTTQQPSLQSLKDRETRQALFDAPGPVPKRATPTTPRQTIARLRKSVPNSQAARLPDYASWKLQNQMAKTPKAALSFMRDIVPAATARAQREAKDIQAVIDSQKGDFKLAAWDWQFYAEQVRKAKYDLDESQIKPYFELNNVLNNGVFYAANLLYGISFKQRKDIPVYQPDVRVYEVFDKDGKSLALFYTDFFKRDNKGGGAWMSNFVEQSKLNGTKPVIYNVANFSKPTPGQPALLSYDDVITMFHEFGHALHGMFADQQYASLSGTNTARDFVEFPSQFNEHWARDPKVFAHFAKHYQTGEAMPQALVNKINKADKFNKGYDMTELLAAALLDMHWHMLTADQPQQDVDKFEAQSLQKDHIDLGYVPPRYRSSYFQHIWGNGYAAGYLRLSVDRNAGGRCVPVV from the coding sequence GTGACCTATCAGGACTTTGTGCTGGCCGGCGCCAACCTGTCCGACGCCGATAAAAGTAAATTGAAGGCGTTGAACCAGGAAGCGGCAACCCTCAGTACCCAGTTCACCAACAAACTGCTGGCAGCGAGCAAAAACGGCGCGTTGGCGGTGAGTGACAACAGCAAGCTGGACGGTCTGTCCGATGGGAAATCGCCGCCGCAGCGCAGGCAGCCAGTGAACGCAAGCTGGACAAGCACGTGGTCTGCTGTGTTGCAAAACACCACCCAACAGCCCAGCCTGCAAAGCCTGAAGGACAGGGAAACCCGCCAGGCGCTGTTTGACGCTCCTGGACCCGTGCCGAAAAGGGCGACGCCAACGACACCACGCCAGACCATTGCGCGTCTGCGAAAATCCGTTCCGAACAGCCAGGCTGCTCGGCTTCCCGACTACGCGTCATGGAAGCTGCAAAACCAGATGGCCAAAACGCCGAAGGCGGCGCTGAGCTTTATGCGCGATATCGTGCCTGCCGCGACGGCGCGCGCACAACGCGAAGCCAAGGACATACAGGCCGTGATCGATAGCCAGAAAGGGGACTTCAAGCTGGCCGCCTGGGACTGGCAGTTCTACGCCGAACAGGTGCGCAAGGCTAAATACGACCTGGACGAATCACAGATCAAGCCGTACTTCGAACTGAATAACGTGCTGAACAATGGCGTGTTTTACGCCGCCAACTTGCTGTACGGCATCAGCTTTAAACAACGCAAGGATATTCCGGTGTATCAGCCGGACGTGCGGGTTTATGAAGTCTTTGATAAAGACGGTAAATCATTGGCGCTGTTCTATACCGACTTCTTTAAGCGCGATAACAAGGGCGGCGGCGCCTGGATGAGCAATTTCGTCGAGCAATCCAAACTCAACGGCACCAAACCGGTGATTTACAACGTCGCCAACTTCAGCAAACCGACGCCGGGCCAGCCGGCGCTGCTGTCATACGACGATGTGATCACCATGTTCCACGAATTTGGCCACGCCCTGCACGGCATGTTCGCCGATCAGCAGTATGCCAGCCTGTCGGGCACCAATACCGCACGCGATTTCGTTGAGTTCCCGTCGCAGTTCAACGAACATTGGGCGCGCGATCCGAAGGTCTTTGCCCACTTCGCCAAGCACTATCAAACCGGTGAAGCGATGCCGCAGGCGCTGGTGAACAAAATCAACAAGGCCGACAAGTTCAACAAAGGCTATGACATGACCGAACTGCTGGCGGCAGCACTGCTGGACATGCACTGGCACATGTTGACCGCCGACCAGCCGCAGCAGGATGTCGACAAGTTTGAGGCGCAGTCGCTGCAAAAGGATCATATCGATCTCGGCTATGTGCCGCCGCGCTATCGCTCCAGCTACTTCCAGCACATCTGGGGCAACGGCTACGCCGCCGGTTATTTACGCCTATCTGTGGACCGAAATGCTGGCGGACGATGCGTTCCAGTGGTTTAG
- a CDS encoding molybdopterin cofactor-binding domain-containing protein, translated as MAFRLPPVFLNQAGALVLIYTDGSIQLNHGGTEMGQGLNTKVAQIVAEVFQVDIERIQITATDTGKVPNTSPTAASSGTDLNGKAAENAALIIKQRLIAMLSSQHGVAAEQIVFSNGQVRVGEHYFSFEQVVQQAYFNQVSLASTGYYRTPKIFYDRDKAAGHPFYYFAYGAACAEVLIDTLTGEYRLLRADILHDVGDSLNPAIDIGQVEGGFVQGMGWLTSEELVWDEQGSLLTNGPASYKIPAIGDVPADLRVRLLENRQNPQDTVFHSKAVGEPPFMLGISVWCAIKDAVASLADYRVQPLIDAPATPERVLWGRSAAA; from the coding sequence TTGGCATTTCGTTTACCGCCAGTTTTTCTCAATCAGGCCGGCGCGTTGGTGCTGATTTACACCGACGGCAGCATTCAGCTCAACCATGGCGGTACCGAAATGGGCCAGGGGCTGAATACCAAAGTGGCGCAGATCGTGGCCGAGGTGTTTCAGGTGGATATCGAGCGCATCCAGATCACCGCCACCGATACCGGAAAAGTGCCGAATACCTCGCCCACGGCAGCGTCGTCGGGCACCGATCTGAACGGTAAAGCCGCCGAAAATGCCGCCTTGATCATCAAACAGCGGTTAATCGCCATGCTGTCGAGCCAGCACGGCGTTGCCGCCGAGCAGATTGTCTTTAGCAACGGCCAGGTACGGGTCGGCGAACATTACTTCAGTTTTGAACAGGTGGTGCAGCAGGCCTATTTTAACCAGGTATCGCTGGCCAGCACCGGCTATTACCGCACGCCAAAGATCTTCTATGACCGCGACAAGGCGGCGGGCCACCCATTCTATTATTTCGCCTATGGCGCCGCCTGTGCCGAAGTGCTGATCGATACGCTGACCGGTGAATACCGCCTGCTGCGTGCCGACATTCTGCATGACGTCGGCGACTCGCTGAACCCGGCGATCGACATCGGTCAGGTGGAGGGCGGTTTTGTCCAGGGCATGGGCTGGCTGACCAGCGAAGAGCTGGTATGGGATGAGCAAGGCAGCCTGCTGACCAACGGCCCGGCCAGCTATAAAATCCCGGCGATTGGCGATGTGCCGGCGGATCTGCGGGTCAGGCTGTTGGAAAATCGCCAGAACCCACAGGATACGGTGTTCCATTCCAAAGCGGTGGGCGAACCGCCATTCATGCTGGGGATTTCGGTATGGTGCGCGATCAAGGACGCGGTCGCCAGCCTGGCGGACTATCGCGTTCAGCCGCTGATTGACGCACCGGCGACCCCTGAACGGGTGTTGTGGGGCCGTTCAGCGGCTGCTTGA